The sequence CTCCTTTGTTTTAATCCTATTTCTCTTTCTTGCTATTTTAAATAATTCCTTTATTCCTATGTCTAAATACGCTATATCGACAGTAAAAGCAAGGCGTATCTTTTTGATATGCCTTGCTTTTACTCATCTATCTTTCTGCCGCGTTTTTACCCATCTTTCATTTTCCCTGATTATATCTGAAACTTGCTGACAGTTTCCCGCAGTTCCATCGCCAGATGAGCCAAAGCCTGGCTGGAAGAAGCAATTTCTTCCATGGAAGCCGATTGCTCTTCGGTAGCTGCCGATACCGTCTGGGTTTCTCCTGATGCCTTTTTACTCAACTCATCAATCCGTTCTACCGAACCGACAATCTGCTGGCTGCCAGTTGCCATTTGTTCAATTGCCGCCGATATCTCCTTAATCTGACCGGATACGTGAGTGACCAGATCCGCGATTTCCTGAAAGGCTTTCCCGGCAGAATTAACCACTTCCGCTCCCAGCTTGACTTCCCGAGTACCATCGTTCATGGCGGCCACAGCTTGATCGGTATCGCCCTGAATTTCACCAATCAGATCGGCAATTTGCTTAGCCGATTCCTGGGACTGCTCGGCGAGCTTGCGCACCTCTTCTGCCACTACGGCAAAGCCACGTCCGTGTTCACCGGCACGGGCTGCCTCAATAGCGGCATTCAAGGCTAGGAGGTTGGTCTGACCGGCAATCCCGGAAATCGTACCTACAATCTGGCCGATTTCCTTAGACCGTTCCCCTAACTTATCTACTAACTGAGAGGAAGCAGTAACGGTATGGTCAATTTGAGCCATTTGATTTACTGCTTTATCCACCGACTTATTGCCTTCATTGGCCTTGTCAGCGGCCTGAGCCGATTGACCGGCTACTTCATTGGCATTAGCGGCAATTTGCTGAATACTGGCCGACATCTGCTCTACGACGGCGGAAGTATCATTGGTTGCCGCCAACTGATCCTCCATGCCTTTCGCCACATCGGTAATCGAAGCCGCCACCTGATTGGCAGCCTGAGCCGACTGATCGGCGCTGGCATTCAGTTCCTCAGAAGACGCCGCCACCTGTTCCGATGATTCGTTGACCTGCTTCATCATAATACGGAGGCTGCCCCGCATGTCGACCAAAGAATCGGCCAATTGGCCAACTTCATCTTTTCTCAATAATTTTCTTGGTTTATCACGAAAATCCCCGGCCGCGAGTTCTTTACAAACCAACACCATCGTATGCAGAGGTCCGGCAATCATCTTGGTAATGAAGAATCCGCTCAGTCCTAAAAACACAAAAGCGATCACAAGCATACCCAGCATAATTTGCGTTGCACTCTCAAATGCCGCCTTGTTGTCCTTGTTCATTTGCTCAGATAACTTTGCGTAATAATCGGATAGTTCCTCTAAGTTGCCAACAAATTCATTGGCTAGTGGCG is a genomic window of Veillonellales bacterium containing:
- a CDS encoding methyl-accepting chemotaxis protein, yielding MSFFNNLKVSMKLSILILVAFVLMGVIGYNGYYYLQKSNADMNRMYAERLIPVKLLNETRVATKTANTAILELMLTTDEKKNQELKNVVDEQAKLGTNTLTEIEKRPLDPKAKELLNKVRTSLEKYRTARGEVIQLAMENKDVEAYALYVKAVAPLANEFVGNLEELSDYYAKLSEQMNKDNKAAFESATQIMLGMLVIAFVFLGLSGFFITKMIAGPLHTMVLVCKELAAGDFRDKPRKLLRKDEVGQLADSLVDMRGSLRIMMKQVNESSEQVAASSEELNASADQSAQAANQVAASITDVAKGMEDQLAATNDTSAVVEQMSASIQQIAANANEVAGQSAQAADKANEGNKSVDKAVNQMAQIDHTVTASSQLVDKLGERSKEIGQIVGTISGIAGQTNLLALNAAIEAARAGEHGRGFAVVAEEVRKLAEQSQESAKQIADLIGEIQGDTDQAVAAMNDGTREVKLGAEVVNSAGKAFQEIADLVTHVSGQIKEISAAIEQMATGSQQIVGSVERIDELSKKASGETQTVSAATEEQSASMEEIASSSQALAHLAMELRETVSKFQI